Within Xanthomonas oryzae pv. oryzae, the genomic segment CTCAGCCCAGCAGTGGCGAGCCGTCGGAGACTTCGCCTTCAGTCAGCAACTGTCGCACTTGGGCGGCCGATGCACGCGGCATTGGCTTTTCATCCAGCTGCGACAGCGGTGCCTGCCGCAGCGCATCATAGGGCAGCACCGTGAGATCGAAGGTGAGGTCTTCGGCGCTGAACAGCCAGACCGGAAACTCGCCATTGCGCTCGCGATCCAGGCGCAGCCGGCGTGTGCGCGACTCGGCCGGAATGCGGTGCTCTTCCAGAAACCGCTGCACGGCATCGGCATCGTCGCTGTGCAGCTGCAACTGCACCGGTGCGTTGGCGTCGGCGGTACCGTCCAGCACCGGGCCGGTCAGTCGCGGCTGGAACGGACTGAGAAACTCCAGCGCCCGCAGTGCGGCTTCGCGGCGTTGGCGCAGGCGCACGCCATGCGCAGGGCCAGCGAACAGACGCTGGTATTCGCGCAGCGCATCTTCGATCTCGCGATTGCGTGGCAGTGACGCGTCGTCGTGAATGCCGAGTCGGCTGGCGGCCTTGAGCTTGGCTTGATGGAAATCGCGGATGCCGCCTTCGGCCATCAGGCGTGCGGCTTCGTGCGCCAAACGATGGCGACGTTCCCGGGTTCGTGTATCGGCGTGCGCGCGTGCGTGATGCATGACCGGGCTCCCCTAATGAACCTGATCTCGACTCTACAACAGCTGCATGAAGACATGGCGAACGCGTCATGTCATTGCAAGGGAACGATCACGCGGCGGTGATCGGGTGATGGTTCATGTACGGATATGCATGGGCAAGGCGCAATGTGCGTGCAATATCAGTGGCGGGTCAGGTGGGCGCTGTGCCGAACCGGCAACGATGCCGCCAGCGATCCACCAGGCTGGCAATGGCCGGCGCTCATTCAATCGGCGGCCAAAAAATTGGGGAACCGAACAGCCGCGCCGTTCCGATTCCCCAATCCCGGCGCCTCAGAAAATATCGAACGCCTTCTCGTCCTGCTGTTCCTGCAGGCCGTAGTCGTAGTCCTGCAGGCGGTCCAGATCCTCGTTCTTCACCCATTCGACCGCGCCATTGATGGTGGCCTGGGTCATGCCGTCGGGCGGATCATTGGCCGCAATCGGCTTGTCCTTGAGGGCCACCCGCATGTAGTCGATCCAGATCGGCAGCGCCGCTTTGCCGCCGTACTCGCGATAGCCGAGCGAGCGGAAGTCGTCGCGGCCCACCCATACGGTGGTGACGTAAGGGCCGCCAAAGCCGGAGAACCAGGCATCGCGGTGATCGTTGGTGGAGCCGGTCTTGCCGCCCACGTCCTCGCGGTCGAGTACCTTGGCCGCGGTACCGGTACCGCGCTGGACTACGTCGCGCATCATCGACACCAGCTGGTAGGCGGTGCGCTCGTCGATTGCGCGAGGCGCGATCTTGGTTTCGGCAATTGCGGCCGGGGCAGCTTCTGCTGGCGTTGGGGTGGTGGGAGTGGCTGCTGCGGCAGGCGGCGTCTCCGGCGCCTGTGCACCAAAGTTGAAGCCGTCCACGACCTGGCTCACAGGCGCCGCATTGCCACCTTGCAGGGCGCAGGTGCGGCAGGCCACGGCGGGCACTTCCTTGAAGACGATGTTGCCGTCACGGTCCTTGACCTCATCCACAATCCAGGTGTCCACGCGCGAGCCGCCATTGGCGAACACCGCGTAGCCGCGGGCCACCGACAGCGGCGTCAGCGAGGCGGTACCCAGCGACATCGACAGATTCGGCGGCAACTCGGCCTCTTGAAAACCGAACTGGCTGATGTATTTGCGCGCAAAATCGACTCCGATGGCGTCCAGTAGGCGCACCGATACCAAATTGCGCGATTGCACCAGCGCCTCGCGCAGGCGCATCGGGCCACGGAAGCCACCGCCGTCGTTCTGCGGCGACCAGGTCTTGCCGCGCCGGTCGCGGAACACCACTGGTGCATCCAGCACGATCGAGGCCGGATTGAAGCCCTTTTCGAAGGCGGCTGCATACACGAACGGCTTGAAGCTCGACCCTGGCTGGCGGCGCGCCTGGGTAGCACGATTGAACTTGTTGCCTGCAAAACTGAAGCCGCCGACCAGCGCGCGCAGCGCGCCGTTGTTGGCGTCCAGCGAGACCAAGGCCGCCTGCCCGCGCGGCAGCTGGTCGATGATCCACTCGCCTTCCTTTTCGCCGGTGCGGATGCGGGTAAGGTCGCCGCGGGTCAGCAGCTTGGCCGGGGTCTTGCCGGTCCAGCGGCTGGCGCTGGCCGGCAGGGTCAGTTCGGTCTTGTCGCTCTGCACGACCGTGACCCCGCCATCGGCATTGGTGCGCGCCACGATCACCGCACGCAGGCCGCCCTGGGTGAACGCACCCGCCAGATGCTTGGCCAGTGCCGGCGCGTCCGCATCGGCGGCCACGTCGAAGTGCTGCTCCACGCCGTGCCAGCCATGGCGATGATCGTAAACGCGCAAGCCGTCGGCGATCGCCACATCCGCGCCGGTCTGCAAGGTCGCATCGATGGTCGTGGTGACGTGGTAGCCCTTGTTGAGCACATCGCCACCGTACTTGGCGATCATTTCCTGGCGCACCAACTCGGCCACGTAAGGGGCGTACACCTCCACGGGCGGCTCGTGCGGCTTTGCATGCATCGGCACCGCCTTGGCAGCATCGGCTTCGGCCTGACTGATAAAGCCCAGGTCTGCCATCCGCTGCAGGACGTAATAGTCGCGACGTTCCTGCGCACGCTCAGGGTTGCTGATCGGGTTGCCGCTGGATGGGAACTTGGGGATGCCGGCCAGCGAGGCCATCTCGTCCACGCTCAATTCGCTCATCTTCTTGCCGTAGTAGTACTCGGCCGCGGCACCGACGCCGTAGGCGCGGTTCCCGAAGAAACTCTTGTTGAGATACAGCTCGAAAATCTCGTCCTTGCTCAGCTCACTCTCGATCTTGCGCGCCAGCAGGATCTCCGCCAATTTGCGGGTGTAGCTGTATTCGGAACTCAGGAAGAACTGCCGCGCCACCTGCTGGGTGATGGTCGACCCACCCGGCACGCGCTTGGCATCGGTGGTGGTCAGCAGCCACACCGCGCGGGCAATGCCCTTGTAGTCCACGCCGCCGTGCTCGTAGAAGCGGGCGTCCTCGGTGGCTAGGAAGGCCTGCTTCAAGCGCAGCGGCACGTCCTTCATCTGGATGGGGTAGCGCCGGGTCTCGCCATAGACGGCCATCAGGCGGCCGTCGCTGGAATAGACATACATGGGCTCTTGCAGCTCTACCTGCTTGAGCGACTGCACGTCCGGCAACTTCGAGGAAATAGCGTAATACAGGCCGCCGGCAGCAATAGCGCCAAGCAGTGCGAGCACGACGATCGTGGCCAGGATCCAGCCCAGCCAACGGCGAATACGGGGCATGTAAGAGAGATTCCGATTGCAGATTTCTTGATCACGGAGTATAGATGACGCCGAGTTTGGCTGGGGCCGAACTCTGGGGATCGCAGAAGACAGGAACTGGGGTCACGTGGTCGGGTCATTGCCTAGCGCGTGAAGGGCTTGTCAACTGTTAAAATTTGATTGTTAATACGAAGGCGCAGACATGCGTCCAAGTGCCCGTCGGCAGGGGAGTTACCGTGGGGCTTTTACCCAAGAGTCAGTCGCCACTGATTGGTGTCGACATTAGTTCTACTGCTGTGAAGCTCTTGCAGCTATCGCGCAGCGGGAACCGTTTTCGCGTGGAACATTACGTCGTGGAACCATTGCCGCCGAACGCGGTGGTGGAAAAGAACATCGTCGAAGTGGAGGCGGTGGGCGAAGCCATTCGCCGCGCCATCAACCGTTCCGGCAGCAAGGCCAAGAACGCGGCCGCTGCCGTGGCTGGGTCGGCGGTGATCACCAAGTTGATCCCGATGCCGGCCGATCTGGACGATAGCGACATGGAGGCTCAGGTCGAACTGGAAGCCACCAATTACATTCCCTACCCGATCGAGGAAGTGAATCTCGATTTCGAGGTGCTGGGCCCAATGCCCAACAGCCCGGATATGGTCCAGGTGCTGCTGGCCGCATCGCGTTCGGAGAATGTGGAACTGCGCCAGTCGGCGCTGGAACTCGGTGGTCTGACTGCCAAAGTGATGGACGTGGAGGCCTTCGCGGTCGAAAACGCCTTCGCCCTGGTCGCCAGCGAATTGCCGGTGGCCGCTGACGCAGTCGTGGCGCTGGTGGATATCGGCGCCACCATGACCACGCTGAGCGTGCTGCGTTCCGGTCGCAGTCTGTATAGCCGCGAACAGATGTTCGGCGGCAAGCAGCTCACCGATGAAGTGATGCGCCGTTACGGACTCACCTACGAAGAAGCTGGCCTGGCCAAGCGTCAGGGCGGTCTGCCGGAAAGCTACGAGGTCGAGGTGCTGGAGCCGTTCAAGGAAGCCACGGTGCAGCAGATCAGCCGGTTGCTGCAGTTCTTCTATGCAGGCAGCGAGTTCAATCGCGTCGACTGCATCGTGCTGGCCGGCGGTTGCGCCGCGCTGGCGCGCCTGCCGGAGATGGTGGAAGAGCAACTGGGCGTCACCACCGTGGTCGCCAACCCGCTTGCCCAGATGACGCTGGGTCCGAAGGTCCAGGCCCATGTGCTGGCGCTGGATGCGCCTGCATTGATGATCGCCACCGGCCTGGCCCTGAGGAGCTTCGACTGATGGCAAGAATCAATCTATTGCCCTGGCGCGCGGAGCGCCGAAAGGCACGCGAGCGCGAGTTCTATTCGATGCTGGGCTTCGCCGCATTGGGCGGGCTGCTGTTGTCGGCGCTGATCTGGTTCTATTACGACGCGCAGATCAGCGGCCAGACCGAGCGCAACGCGTTTTTGACCACCGAGATCGACAAGGTCAAGGCGCAGAACGAAGAGATCAAGGAGCTCGACAAGAAGAAAGACCGCCTGCTTGCCCGCAAGAAGGTGATCGAGGAATTGCAGGCCAACCGCTCGCAGATGGTGCACCTGTTCGATTCGCTGGTGCGCACCATCCCCGATGGCGTGGCGCTGACCAACATCAAGCAGGATGGCGACATTCTCACGCTGGAAGGTCGCTCGCAATCGAATGCGCGGGTCAGCGCGTACATGCGCAAGCTGGAAAGCTCGGGCTGGATGACTAATCCAGACCTGTCGATCATCGAGGCTAAGATCCAGGACAAGGCTGGGCAACCTGGCGCGTCGTCGATGGACACCAAGACGCTGCCGTACGTGTTCACGCTCAAGGTCAAGCTGGCCAATCCGAACGAGGCTGACAAAAACGGCACCGCGCCGGGCACCGCAGCACCGGGTGCAGCGCCTGCCGGCGCGATGCCTGCTGCTCCGGCAGCGGCACCTGCGCCCGCACCGCCGCCGGCCGCTGCTCCTGCACCGACGCAGGCAGCACCGGCGCCAGCCAATCGGCCGCAGCAGGGGGCGTCATCATGAGTCAGAAATCATTCAAGCTCAGCGATCTGGATTTCAACAACATTGGCGGCTGGCCGAAGCAGGCACGTATCGTGTTCTGCGTAGTGGTCGGCCTGTTCATCATGGTGCTGGCCTGGTTTCTGTTGATCAGCAGCAAACGCGATGAACTCGAAGGCCTGGAAGGCACCGAATCCCAACTGCGCACCGAGTTCGAGACCCAGCAGGGCCGCGCGGTGAATCTGGAGCCGCTCAAGCAGCAGCTCGCGCAGATGGAGCAGGTGCTGCAGCAGATGCTGCGTCAGCTTCCCAGCAAGACCGAAATGCCGGATCTGATCATCGATGTTTCGCAGACAGCGTTGTCCAGCGGCCTGTCCAATGAGCTGTTCCAGCCTGGTCCTGAATCGCCGAAGGAGTTCTACGCCGAGAAGCCGATCGCTCTGCGCATGGTGGGCAGCTACCACCAGTTCGGTGCCTTCGTCAGCGGTGTGGCCTCGCTGCCGCGCGTGGTGATCCTGACCATGCACGACATCAACCTCAAGCCCAAGGATCCCAAGGCCGGTATCGGCGCGCGCGGCGCGCTGGAACTGTCCGGCACGGTCAAGACCTATCGTTATCTTGACGATGAGGAAATGGCCGAGCAGGAAAAGGCTGCAGCCAACGCTGCGAAGAAGGGCGGCCAATGACCATGAAACTGCTCAAGATCCTATCCTGCGTGGCGCTAATGGCAGTACTGCCGGCGTGCACGCGCGGTGTGACCAGCACACCGGGCGACGCGCCGAATCTGGAAGCCTGGGTTGCCGAGGTGCGCGCGCGTCCTGCGCCGCCGCTGGAACCATTGCCTGTGATGCAGCAATTCGAGACGTTCGAATATGCCGCGCAGGCGATGCGCGACCCGTTCAGCGATGCCTGGGTCAGCGCGGAAGGTGGCAACGGCACGCGTCCGGATCCGAACCGGCGCAAGGAACCGTTGGAAGCCTTTCCGCTCGACGCCCTCGACATGGTGGGGACCATTGGCGGCGGTTCGGGCCTGATCGCTCTGGTGATGGCGCCTGACAAGGTGACCTACCGGGTGCGGCCGGGTGTGTATCTGGGACAGAGCGATGGCCGGGTGACCGGGGTCTACGAAGACCGCATCGAGCTGATTGAACTTGTGCCGGACGGTGCGGGTGGATGGCTTGAACGGCCGGCCGCACTCGCATTGGGTGATCAATAAAGTGATAGGGGATAGCACGATGACGTTTTCCAATGCCCAGCGGCTGCGTCCGGTACGACGCCACGCGATCTTCCAGGCCTGCGCGTTGGGGTTCGCGCTGGCACTGGCGAGCGGCAGCGCATTCGCCGCAGCGGCGCTGACTCAGCCCGCGCAGGATCCGGCCAAGGTCGCTCCGGCGAGCCTGGCGGTGTCCAAAATCGATTTCAAACGCGGCGAAGACGGCACTGGCCGTCTGATCCTGCAGTTCAACGGCCAGGGGGCCAGCCCGGACCTGCGGACACAGGGCGACAACGTGCTGGTGGACATCAGCAACGCCAGGTTGCCGGCCGAGCTGCAACGCCCGCTCAACGTCACCGACTTCGCAACGCCGGTGCAGCGTGTGGAAGTGAAGCCGTCGGGCTCCGGTTCGCAGTTGGTGCTGTCGACCAAGGGCGCCTTCGATTCGCTGGCCTACCAGACCGGAAACGAATACGTGGTCGAAATCACCCCACGCAAGGGCCAGCCGGCGGTTGGCGGTGTGAGCCCGGCCGCAGTCACCCAGGCTGCCGCGCAGATCGCCGCGCGCGGCTACAGCGGTCGCCCGGTGACGTTCAACTTCCAGGACGTGCCGGTACGCACCGTGCTGCAGCTGATCGCCGAGGAGTCCAATCTCAACATCGTTGCCTCCGACACCGTGCAGGGCAATGTCACATTGCGCCTGATGAACGTGCCGTGGGACCAGGCGCTGGACATCGTCCTGCGTGCCAAGGGCCTGGACAAGCGCCGCGACGGTGGCGTGGTGTGGGTCGCCCCGCAGCCGGAGTTGGCCAAGTTCGAGCAGGACAAGGAAGACGCCCGCATCGCGATCGAGAATCGCGAGGATTTGATCACCGATTACGTGCAGATCAATTACCACAATGCGGCGGTGATCTTTAAGGCGCTGACCGAGGCTAAGGGAATTGGCGGTGGTGGTGGTAGTGGCGGTGGCCAGGGCGGACAAGGTGGTGCCGGGCAGCAGGACAATGGCTTCCTGTCGCCGCGCGGCCGTTTGGTTGCCGATGAACGCACAAATACCTTGATGATCAGCGATATTCCGAAAAAGGTCGCGCAGATGCGTGAACTGATTTCGCATATCGATCGCCCGGTGGATCAGGTGCTGATTGAGAGCCGGATCGTCATTGCGACTGATACCTTTGCGCGCGATCTGGGCGCCCGCTTTGGCATTATCGGCGCGACAGGTCGCGGCATTCTCAGTGGTTCGCTCGATAGCAACACCAACTATCTGAACACTTCGGCGAAGCGGGCCAGCGAGATCGCCAATGGAGGCACCAGCACCACGCTGCCTGCGCATCTGTTCCCGTCCGGACTGAATGTCAATCTCGGTGCAGGCGGTGGATTCACCACCAACACGCCTGGCGGCCTCGCCTACACCTTGCTGGGTTCCAATTTCAATCTGGATATCGAGTTGTCGGCGATGCAGCAAGAGGGACGTGGCGAAGTCGTATCGAACCCGCGCATCGTTACCGCGAATCAGCGCGAGGGCGTGATCAAGCAGGGCCGGGAGATCGGCTATGTGACCATCAGCGGCAGTGGTGCGGGCGGCGGTTCGCAGGCCAACGTGCAGTTCAAGGAAGTGCTGCTTGAACTCAAGGTGACGCCAACCATCACCAATGACAATCGGGTCTTTCTTAACATGAATGTCAAGAAGGACGAGGTTGCACGGCTCATCGATTTGCCATTGTATGGAACGGTGCCGGAGATCAATCGTCGGGAGATCAATACCGCCGTGCTGGTCGGAGATGGTGAAACCGTGGTGATCGGTGGTGTCTACGAATTCACCGATCGCGAGAGCGTCTCCAAGGTGCCGTTCCTGGGCGACATCCCGTTCCTGGGCAACTTGTTCAAAAAGCGTGGTCGTAGCAAGGAAAAGGCTGAGCTCCTTGTATTTGTCACGCCCAAGGTGCTCCGTGTGGCTAGCGCAACCCGCTAAATCTTGACTGGTTTAAAGAAAAGAGGTCGCGAAGGCGGCCTCTTTTCCATTGTGGCGCATGAGGAGTGCTGAGGCGCGCATGGCACTCTATCTTTGAGGGGCTGTGTCGAATTTCCTTGGACGTTGGTCAGTAGTGTGTATGCACTTACGCATAAGTCAGAAATATAGGCGACACTTGATGCCTAAAGAACGAGCGCACCAATTCTGGTCGAGCTGCAATGTCGGACAACTGATCATGCACCCGATCGGCCAGCTTCTCGCCACTGCGCAGCGGGCTGCGCTCCACGCTCATGCGCTTGGTGTAGCTCCACACCAACTCGTCGGGATTCAAGTCCGGCGCGTCACCCGGCAGGAAATGCAGCGTCAACCTGCCCTTCAGGCTGTCCACGTCATCGCGCACGCCACGGGTCTTGTGAGCAGGCAAACCATCGAGCACCAGATGGATTGGACGGCGACGGCCTTTCATCATTCGCTTGAGCAGGTCCACGAACAATTCACCGTTCAAGCCGCCGCTGTACACGGCGAACCAGAACCCGCCCTTGCTGTTCACCGCCGAGGCCGCACTGATGCTCTGGCGCTGCCCCGGCACCGCGACAACCGGCGTGACGCCCTTGACGGCCCACGTCCGTCCTTGCACCGCATCGGCACGGAAGCCAGACGCGTCCCAGAAGTCAATCTCGGCCTTTTCCCGCTTGGCGTGCGTCACGATCGCCGGGTACGTCTGCGCTACCGCCAGCGGATCGCGCTGATAGGCATGTTGCAGCGGCTTCTGTGGCCTCAGCCCCAGCCGCGCCAGCAACGTCCCGACGCTGGCCAGACTCAACCGTGCGGCACATTTCTTCTCGATCAGTTCACGCACGACCTGCCGCGTCCACAGACCGAAGGCGAAGCCATGCTGGCGAGGGTTCTTGCCATTGACCCAGCCGAACACCTGGCGCTCCTGCGCCGGCGTCAACGTCCGCGGGCGACCGCTGCCATTACGCGTCATCAATGCGCCAGCGCCGCCCTCCTGTGCTCGCGCCAGCACTTTGTACGCCCAGCCGCGATGCAATCCGAACGACGCGGCCACTTTGGCCGGCGATTCGCCTTCGCCCATCCGTTGCAACGCCATCAGGCGCATTTCTTCCAGCGCCGCCCGCGATACCAAACGTCCGTCTCTCTTCATCATGGATGGTTGGACAGCATGACGTCGACATTCCAAGCAGCCAGGTGCGTAGCGGCAGCTTGCTGTTGTCCATCACCGTGCCCGAGCGCAGGCTGGTCTGGCGATAGCAGGCCGTGCACTGCCAGTACGTGGTGCCGTGACGCTGGAATCGACTGTGCGCGGTAGCGGCGCAACGCGGACAAACAAAGCCCTGTGGCCAGCGCGAGATCTCCAACGCCTGCTCGCACTGCTGCGCGTTGCCATAGCGCTTGAGGAACGCCAGCAACGACAGCCCGGCTTGGAACTGCACACGATTCATGGCCATGATCTGGTCTCGGTGGAGCGACGGTCCTAGCATCGACCGGTCGGCTCTCACTGGCTGCGACTGTGCTGAAAGATCGTGCTAATCAGGTCTACTTTTGCATCTGAACTCGGTTGACGCTTTGTAAAACGTGTTGATGGGCGGGCATAAAGCCAATCAATGCAGAAAGACGCCGATACGTTCTCCCGGGCCGCAGCATCAGCCCCGGTGCGGTAACCTTGATCCGGCGCAGCCTTCGTGACATACCGCAAATGTTTGGCCTTCACTGAACCTAGTGCTATAGGTGATTGAACCAATCGCGTTCGAATCGGTCACACTGAGTCTATGAACGCACCGCCGCTGCTACCCCCCGAAGCCGTTGCCGCGCCCGCCGAGGACCGGCTGCATCGTCAATTCACCTTGCTGCGCGAGTCGCTGGCGCAGCGCATCGTTGGTCAGTCAGCGCTGGTCGAGCGGCTGCTGATCGCGTTGCTGGCCGACGGCCACCTGCTGGTTGAGGGGGCGCCTGGTTTGGCCAAGACCACCGCGATTCGTGCGCTGGCCTCGCGGTTGGAAGCGGACTTTGCGCGGGTGCAGTTCACCCCGGACCTGCTGCCGGCCGATCTGACCGGTACTGAGATCTGGCGCCCGCAGGACAGCCGGTTCGAGTTCATGCCCGGGCCGATCTTCCACCCGATTCTGCTGGCCGATGAAATCAACCGCGCGCCGGCCAAGGTGCAGTCCGCGTTGCTGGAAGCGATGGGCGAACGGCAGGTCACTGTGGGCCGGCACACCTATGCATTGCCGCAGCTGTTTCTGGTGATGGCGACCCAGAACCCGATCGAGCAGGAGGGCACGTTCCCGCTGCCCGAAGCGCAGCTGGATCGCTTCCTGATGCATGTGCGCATCGGTTATCCGCAGGCCGATGCCGAGGCGGAGATCCTGCGCCTGGCACGCGAGGCGGCCCGCGATACGCTGGAAAAGCACGAGACCGTGCCCGACAAGATTCCGTTGGAAGATGTCTTCGCTGCGCGCCGCGTGGTGCTGGACGTGCATCTGGCACCACAGCTGGAACGCTATCTGATCGAAATTGTGCTGGCCTCGCGCGATGCGCAGCGTTACGACCCCGCACTGGCGCGGCGGATCGCCTGGGGTGCCAGCCCGCGTGGTTCGATTGCGCTGGAGCGCTGCGCGCGTGCGCGTGCGTGGCTGGCCGGGCGCGACTACGTCACGCCGGACGATATCCGCGCGATTGCCCAGGACGTATTGCGGCACCGCGTGCTGCCCAGCTACGAGGCCACAGCCGAAGGCTGGGATGGCGAACGCCTGGTTGCCGCATTACTCGAAACGATTCCGCTGCCCTGATCGGGCAGCGTCGCTGAGGTATGCCGC encodes:
- a CDS encoding pilus assembly protein PilP — encoded protein: MTMKLLKILSCVALMAVLPACTRGVTSTPGDAPNLEAWVAEVRARPAPPLEPLPVMQQFETFEYAAQAMRDPFSDAWVSAEGGNGTRPDPNRRKEPLEAFPLDALDMVGTIGGGSGLIALVMAPDKVTYRVRPGVYLGQSDGRVTGVYEDRIELIELVPDGAGGWLERPAALALGDQ
- a CDS encoding type 4a pilus biogenesis protein PilO, translated to MSQKSFKLSDLDFNNIGGWPKQARIVFCVVVGLFIMVLAWFLLISSKRDELEGLEGTESQLRTEFETQQGRAVNLEPLKQQLAQMEQVLQQMLRQLPSKTEMPDLIIDVSQTALSSGLSNELFQPGPESPKEFYAEKPIALRMVGSYHQFGAFVSGVASLPRVVILTMHDINLKPKDPKAGIGARGALELSGTVKTYRYLDDEEMAEQEKAAANAAKKGGQ
- a CDS encoding penicillin-binding protein 1A, whose amino-acid sequence is MPRIRRWLGWILATIVVLALLGAIAAGGLYYAISSKLPDVQSLKQVELQEPMYVYSSDGRLMAVYGETRRYPIQMKDVPLRLKQAFLATEDARFYEHGGVDYKGIARAVWLLTTTDAKRVPGGSTITQQVARQFFLSSEYSYTRKLAEILLARKIESELSKDEIFELYLNKSFFGNRAYGVGAAAEYYYGKKMSELSVDEMASLAGIPKFPSSGNPISNPERAQERRDYYVLQRMADLGFISQAEADAAKAVPMHAKPHEPPVEVYAPYVAELVRQEMIAKYGGDVLNKGYHVTTTIDATLQTGADVAIADGLRVYDHRHGWHGVEQHFDVAADADAPALAKHLAGAFTQGGLRAVIVARTNADGGVTVVQSDKTELTLPASASRWTGKTPAKLLTRGDLTRIRTGEKEGEWIIDQLPRGQAALVSLDANNGALRALVGGFSFAGNKFNRATQARRQPGSSFKPFVYAAAFEKGFNPASIVLDAPVVFRDRRGKTWSPQNDGGGFRGPMRLREALVQSRNLVSVRLLDAIGVDFARKYISQFGFQEAELPPNLSMSLGTASLTPLSVARGYAVFANGGSRVDTWIVDEVKDRDGNIVFKEVPAVACRTCALQGGNAAPVSQVVDGFNFGAQAPETPPAAAATPTTPTPAEAAPAAIAETKIAPRAIDERTAYQLVSMMRDVVQRGTGTAAKVLDREDVGGKTGSTNDHRDAWFSGFGGPYVTTVWVGRDDFRSLGYREYGGKAALPIWIDYMRVALKDKPIAANDPPDGMTQATINGAVEWVKNEDLDRLQDYDYGLQEQQDEKAFDIF
- a CDS encoding AAA family ATPase, which gives rise to MNAPPLLPPEAVAAPAEDRLHRQFTLLRESLAQRIVGQSALVERLLIALLADGHLLVEGAPGLAKTTAIRALASRLEADFARVQFTPDLLPADLTGTEIWRPQDSRFEFMPGPIFHPILLADEINRAPAKVQSALLEAMGERQVTVGRHTYALPQLFLVMATQNPIEQEGTFPLPEAQLDRFLMHVRIGYPQADAEAEILRLAREAARDTLEKHETVPDKIPLEDVFAARRVVLDVHLAPQLERYLIEIVLASRDAQRYDPALARRIAWGASPRGSIALERCARARAWLAGRDYVTPDDIRAIAQDVLRHRVLPSYEATAEGWDGERLVAALLETIPLP
- a CDS encoding PilN domain-containing protein is translated as MARINLLPWRAERRKAREREFYSMLGFAALGGLLLSALIWFYYDAQISGQTERNAFLTTEIDKVKAQNEEIKELDKKKDRLLARKKVIEELQANRSQMVHLFDSLVRTIPDGVALTNIKQDGDILTLEGRSQSNARVSAYMRKLESSGWMTNPDLSIIEAKIQDKAGQPGASSMDTKTLPYVFTLKVKLANPNEADKNGTAPGTAAPGAAPAGAMPAAPAAAPAPAPPPAAAPAPTQAAPAPANRPQQGASS
- a CDS encoding pilus assembly protein PilM, encoding MGLLPKSQSPLIGVDISSTAVKLLQLSRSGNRFRVEHYVVEPLPPNAVVEKNIVEVEAVGEAIRRAINRSGSKAKNAAAAVAGSAVITKLIPMPADLDDSDMEAQVELEATNYIPYPIEEVNLDFEVLGPMPNSPDMVQVLLAASRSENVELRQSALELGGLTAKVMDVEAFAVENAFALVASELPVAADAVVALVDIGATMTTLSVLRSGRSLYSREQMFGGKQLTDEVMRRYGLTYEEAGLAKRQGGLPESYEVEVLEPFKEATVQQISRLLQFFYAGSEFNRVDCIVLAGGCAALARLPEMVEEQLGVTTVVANPLAQMTLGPKVQAHVLALDAPALMIATGLALRSFD
- a CDS encoding type IV pilus secretin PilQ; this encodes MTFSNAQRLRPVRRHAIFQACALGFALALASGSAFAAAALTQPAQDPAKVAPASLAVSKIDFKRGEDGTGRLILQFNGQGASPDLRTQGDNVLVDISNARLPAELQRPLNVTDFATPVQRVEVKPSGSGSQLVLSTKGAFDSLAYQTGNEYVVEITPRKGQPAVGGVSPAAVTQAAAQIAARGYSGRPVTFNFQDVPVRTVLQLIAEESNLNIVASDTVQGNVTLRLMNVPWDQALDIVLRAKGLDKRRDGGVVWVAPQPELAKFEQDKEDARIAIENREDLITDYVQINYHNAAVIFKALTEAKGIGGGGGSGGGQGGQGGAGQQDNGFLSPRGRLVADERTNTLMISDIPKKVAQMRELISHIDRPVDQVLIESRIVIATDTFARDLGARFGIIGATGRGILSGSLDSNTNYLNTSAKRASEIANGGTSTTLPAHLFPSGLNVNLGAGGGFTTNTPGGLAYTLLGSNFNLDIELSAMQQEGRGEVVSNPRIVTANQREGVIKQGREIGYVTISGSGAGGGSQANVQFKEVLLELKVTPTITNDNRVFLNMNVKKDEVARLIDLPLYGTVPEINRREINTAVLVGDGETVVIGGVYEFTDRESVSKVPFLGDIPFLGNLFKKRGRSKEKAELLVFVTPKVLRVASATR